One Nanoarchaeota archaeon genomic window carries:
- the carA gene encoding glutamine-hydrolyzing carbamoyl-phosphate synthase small subunit has product MQESQNNSKYNEQEAVLLLKDGSVFRGKLFGACKKVFGEVVFNTGMVGYVEALTDPSYAGQILVSAYPLVGNYGVPEYSEDKNRIPIGFESKGIKVAAYVVSELCKKPSHSDSKKTIGKWFKEEEKTGIQGIDTRRLVKILREEGCMMGVVCPGNPDMESLAKELKNAQNPNSRNLVDEVSIKSQKKIGNHENPQAISSDFQAFQSHLAPQISTGRASTFESGKKKITLIDCGAKAGILRELLKRDASVTVVPYNHPAEKIIEENPDGIMISNGPGDPKVLKETIECVKRLIPIKIPIFGICLGNQILSLALGADTYKLKYGHRSQNQPCKDMFSGRTYITTQNHGFAVDKGSLPDDVSVWFVNANDGTVEGIKHKVLPCFSVQFHPEAMPGPTDTAFLFDVFFETIEKTVDKCR; this is encoded by the coding sequence TTGCAAGAATCTCAAAACAATTCTAAATATAACGAACAAGAGGCAGTGCTTCTTCTTAAAGACGGCTCAGTATTTCGCGGTAAACTATTTGGTGCCTGCAAAAAAGTTTTCGGCGAAGTTGTTTTCAATACCGGCATGGTGGGCTATGTCGAAGCGCTTACAGACCCTTCATATGCTGGACAGATTCTTGTATCTGCATATCCCCTTGTTGGAAATTATGGCGTTCCGGAATACTCTGAAGATAAAAATAGAATTCCGATTGGGTTCGAATCTAAAGGAATAAAAGTTGCCGCATATGTGGTGTCCGAACTATGCAAAAAACCGAGCCATAGCGATTCAAAAAAGACTATTGGAAAATGGTTCAAAGAGGAAGAAAAAACAGGAATCCAAGGAATAGACACGCGAAGGCTTGTTAAAATCCTGCGCGAGGAAGGCTGCATGATGGGGGTAGTGTGCCCGGGAAATCCGGACATGGAATCGCTTGCAAAAGAGCTCAAAAATGCGCAAAACCCGAATTCAAGGAATCTTGTTGATGAGGTTTCAATAAAATCGCAGAAAAAAATCGGCAATCATGAAAATCCACAGGCAATAAGTTCGGATTTTCAAGCATTTCAAAGTCATCTCGCTCCGCAAATATCAACTGGCAGAGCTTCAACGTTTGAAAGTGGAAAGAAAAAAATCACTCTGATAGACTGCGGCGCAAAAGCAGGAATTTTGCGCGAACTGCTTAAGCGCGATGCAAGCGTTACTGTTGTGCCTTATAACCACCCTGCAGAAAAAATCATTGAAGAAAACCCGGACGGAATCATGATTTCAAACGGGCCCGGAGATCCGAAAGTCCTGAAAGAAACCATCGAATGTGTAAAAAGGCTCATCCCAATAAAAATCCCGATATTCGGCATATGCCTGGGGAACCAGATTCTATCTCTTGCGCTTGGCGCAGACACTTACAAGCTAAAATACGGCCACAGAAGCCAAAACCAGCCGTGCAAAGACATGTTTTCCGGAAGAACATACATCACAACACAGAATCACGGCTTTGCTGTTGACAAAGGCTCGCTGCCGGATGATGTTTCTGTCTGGTTCGTTAATGCGAACGACGGAACAGTTGAAGGCATAAAACATAAGGTGCTGCCATGCTTTTCAGTCCAGTTCCATCCCGAAGCAATGCCGGGGCCGACAGATACTGCATTTTTGTTTGATGTTTTTTTTGAGACAATTGAAAAAACGGTTGACAAATGCAGATGA